A genome region from Arthrobacter sp. SLBN-100 includes the following:
- a CDS encoding type II toxin-antitoxin system Phd/YefM family antitoxin, protein MTTIPHRELRNQSSKILERVKNGETIDVTNNGEITATLIPPSASPFERLLLAGQVRPAITGPVDFRSLPRVASKTSTGEILDDLRGDR, encoded by the coding sequence ATGACAACAATTCCCCATCGCGAGCTACGCAACCAAAGCAGCAAAATCCTTGAGCGGGTGAAGAACGGCGAAACCATTGATGTCACCAACAACGGCGAAATCACGGCTACGCTGATCCCACCGTCGGCTTCACCCTTCGAACGCCTTCTCCTGGCGGGTCAGGTCCGGCCTGCAATCACAGGCCCCGTTGACTTCCGGAGCCTCCCCCGGGTCGCCTCGAAAACAAGCACTGGTGAAATCTTGGATGACCTTCGCGGGGACCGTTGA
- a CDS encoding SLC13 family permease, translated as MTSTANRTAAPKGDLQDNGPERPNRRRRILLMVVAGLTILGLAALVLGGGILNPAATSEPEHTMTAVQIIPLVILVVMFVVATKWPLNIGVMGLVASFGVGYFMLGMTDKQILEEFPASIVLTIIGVTYFFSMAQRNGTINIIVQTCVRLVRGKTMLLPWVFFLIAAALTSLGTFSPAAVALLAPAALGFAYESRIHPVVMGAFIINGAHAGGFSPLSVAGVLVHNIAVENGFPISQGALFIASFALNLILSVLTIVLFGLLGKLRDGEGGQLADVDTTSTGRPHGQQILTLVLIAAMLVCTLGFHMPIGFVALSAGLLLAFVNIKEHQTFIGGVSWSTVLLVAGMITYVSLLQHVGVIDTLAEQALALGAPLLVALVLCYVIGVGSAFASSTALLTAFIPLAGPLLATSALSASGTVAALAIAATVVDVSPFSTDGALVVANARDNDRQRVYKQLMMYAGGVVLVAPALAWALLVPTGIM; from the coding sequence ATGACTAGTACTGCGAACCGTACCGCTGCACCCAAGGGCGACCTTCAAGATAACGGTCCCGAGCGCCCCAACCGCCGCCGCCGTATCCTACTGATGGTGGTGGCCGGCCTGACGATCCTGGGACTGGCTGCCCTCGTGCTGGGGGGTGGCATCCTCAACCCGGCTGCCACCTCGGAACCGGAGCACACCATGACAGCCGTACAGATCATCCCGCTCGTCATCCTTGTGGTGATGTTCGTCGTCGCCACCAAGTGGCCGCTGAACATCGGCGTGATGGGGCTAGTAGCCTCCTTCGGCGTCGGCTACTTCATGCTCGGGATGACGGACAAGCAGATCCTCGAGGAATTCCCCGCCAGCATCGTCCTGACCATCATCGGCGTCACCTACTTCTTCAGCATGGCCCAGCGGAACGGCACCATCAACATCATCGTCCAGACCTGCGTCCGCCTGGTCAGGGGCAAGACGATGCTGCTGCCCTGGGTCTTCTTCCTGATCGCTGCCGCGCTGACGTCGCTGGGCACTTTCTCGCCGGCCGCCGTCGCGCTGTTGGCACCGGCAGCCCTGGGCTTCGCTTACGAATCCCGCATCCACCCCGTTGTTATGGGCGCGTTCATCATCAACGGTGCCCACGCCGGCGGTTTTTCCCCGCTGTCCGTGGCCGGCGTGCTGGTCCACAACATTGCGGTTGAAAACGGGTTCCCCATTTCCCAGGGTGCACTGTTCATCGCCAGCTTCGCCCTGAACCTCATCCTCTCAGTGCTGACCATCGTGCTGTTCGGCCTCCTGGGCAAGCTGCGCGACGGCGAAGGCGGCCAGCTCGCCGACGTGGACACCACCAGCACCGGCCGCCCCCATGGCCAGCAGATCCTTACCCTGGTCCTGATCGCCGCGATGCTTGTCTGCACCTTGGGCTTCCACATGCCTATCGGCTTCGTCGCCCTGTCCGCCGGGCTCCTGCTCGCCTTCGTGAACATCAAGGAACACCAGACGTTTATCGGCGGCGTCTCCTGGTCCACGGTCCTGCTGGTGGCCGGCATGATCACCTACGTCTCACTCCTGCAGCACGTGGGCGTCATCGACACCCTCGCCGAACAGGCCCTGGCACTCGGTGCACCCCTGCTCGTCGCGCTGGTCCTGTGCTACGTGATCGGCGTCGGCTCGGCCTTCGCCTCTTCCACCGCCCTGTTGACCGCGTTCATCCCGCTCGCCGGTCCGCTGCTGGCCACCAGCGCCCTGAGCGCCTCCGGTACGGTCGCGGCTCTGGCCATTGCCGCCACCGTGGTGGATGTTTCGCCCTTCTCCACCGACGGCGCCCTGGTGGTTGCCAATGCCCGCGACAATGACCGGCAGCGCGTCTACAAGCAGCTGATGATGTACGCCGGCGGCGTGGTGCTGGTTGCTCCCGCTTTGGCCTGGGCCCTGCTGGTACCCACCGGCATCATGTAG
- a CDS encoding PrpF domain-containing protein yields the protein MKIEAEWMRGGTSKCWVFEAEHLREGGASLDVLLPRLFGSPDPRQIDGVGGATSTTSKAIILHRPADGDIDVEYTFAQVGIEEARVDWGSNCGNGSAVVGLYAIEKGWVVPTGDVTRIVTRNTNTNQVIVQRVPTPAGVLPDIPEGQMPGVPFPGYPVGLGFRDPAGKTTGDLLPTGAATDIITAGGTRWTVSMVDAGAPVVMVRAEEMGLNPACYQSWRAGVELQLDTLEQIRRQAAVRMGLAPTTAEAARAIPKLAIVAAPAEAALGSDVNVMMLSMGKPHPALAITGSIALTLAARTPGTILHAITGGNVGTTLRLRSPAGVIETWSEEHNGSLLVGVDRTARTIATAIIHLPEVSGSPAAAALVGATQ from the coding sequence ATGAAGATCGAAGCGGAATGGATGCGTGGAGGCACCAGCAAGTGCTGGGTGTTCGAAGCAGAGCACCTCCGGGAGGGTGGCGCCAGCCTCGATGTGCTGCTGCCGAGGCTCTTCGGCAGTCCCGACCCACGCCAAATTGACGGCGTGGGAGGCGCGACCTCGACCACCAGCAAAGCCATAATCCTGCACCGGCCCGCCGACGGGGACATCGACGTCGAATACACCTTCGCCCAGGTGGGCATCGAAGAAGCCCGTGTGGACTGGGGCAGCAACTGCGGGAACGGCTCCGCCGTCGTGGGCCTGTACGCGATCGAAAAGGGCTGGGTGGTCCCCACCGGAGACGTCACCCGGATCGTCACACGCAACACCAACACCAACCAGGTCATCGTCCAGCGCGTACCAACACCTGCAGGCGTCCTGCCCGACATTCCGGAGGGACAAATGCCCGGCGTGCCGTTCCCCGGCTACCCGGTGGGGCTCGGCTTCCGGGACCCCGCCGGCAAGACTACCGGGGACCTGCTTCCTACGGGCGCGGCGACGGACATCATCACGGCCGGCGGAACCCGGTGGACCGTGTCAATGGTCGACGCCGGAGCGCCGGTCGTGATGGTCCGCGCCGAGGAGATGGGCCTGAACCCGGCCTGTTACCAGAGTTGGCGGGCAGGGGTGGAGCTGCAGTTGGACACCCTGGAGCAGATCCGGCGGCAGGCGGCCGTGCGGATGGGGCTGGCCCCCACTACCGCCGAAGCTGCCCGGGCCATCCCCAAACTCGCCATTGTGGCCGCCCCCGCCGAAGCCGCACTGGGCTCCGATGTCAACGTCATGATGCTCTCCATGGGCAAGCCCCACCCCGCCCTGGCCATCACCGGCAGCATCGCCCTGACCCTGGCCGCCCGCACCCCGGGCACCATATTGCACGCCATCACAGGCGGAAATGTAGGGACCACCCTGCGGCTGCGGAGCCCCGCCGGGGTGATTGAAACCTGGAGCGAGGAGCACAACGGAAGCCTGCTCGTCGGCGTGGACCGCACTGCCCGCACTATCGCCACCGCCATCATCCATCTCCCCGAGGTTTCGGGCAGCCCAGCTGCTGCCGCCCTCGTGGGAGCCACTCAATGA
- a CDS encoding DUF4194 domain-containing protein, whose product MNPLNPTSPDTEARTSEELPAVVTHLFKGVLYAEDNEKVWQSLLGLTSHVRDYVSVLGLDLILDESEGYAFLRSREDPDRSLPRLIARRTLTFNVSLLLALLRGRMLEFDTNSSEVRLIMTGQDIADMVSVFLPESSNEAKILDRLGADIKKVQELGFLRKLNGQADTYEVVRILKAYVDAQWLEEFDARLADYRATLAGEPPAAERAAAERRAEAQEEGK is encoded by the coding sequence ATGAACCCCCTTAACCCCACCAGCCCAGATACCGAAGCCCGCACGTCCGAGGAGCTTCCCGCCGTCGTCACCCACCTCTTCAAAGGCGTGCTCTACGCAGAGGACAACGAGAAAGTCTGGCAGTCCCTGCTCGGCCTGACCTCCCACGTGCGCGATTATGTTTCCGTGCTGGGCCTTGACCTGATCCTGGACGAATCGGAGGGCTACGCGTTCCTCCGGTCGCGTGAAGATCCGGACCGCAGCCTGCCGCGGCTCATCGCCCGCCGGACCCTGACGTTCAACGTCAGCCTGCTGCTGGCCCTGCTGCGCGGCCGCATGCTGGAGTTCGACACCAACAGCAGCGAAGTCCGGCTCATCATGACCGGGCAGGACATCGCGGACATGGTTTCGGTGTTCCTGCCGGAATCCAGCAACGAAGCGAAGATCCTGGACAGGCTGGGCGCGGATATCAAGAAAGTCCAGGAGCTCGGTTTCCTGCGCAAACTCAATGGGCAGGCGGACACCTATGAGGTGGTGCGAATCCTCAAAGCGTACGTGGATGCGCAGTGGCTGGAAGAGTTCGACGCGCGGCTGGCCGACTACCGGGCGACGCTCGCCGGAGAGCCGCCCGCCGCGGAACGGGCCGCCGCAGAGCGCCGGGCTGAGGCGCAGGAGGAGGGGAAATGA
- a CDS encoding LysR family transcriptional regulator — MLKEEEQPLFDIRRLALLLEVVEQGSITAAAELMMYTPSAVSQQLRKLEQEVGQPLLNRRSRGVVPTEAGQVLAGHARKIVRQMKAAQSDLGQIAGLKRGSLTVGTFPTLAGSFLPIVIRTFKKRYPAIGLSLRSARFDELVADLESGVTGLCLLWDYPWNRFEDEAIRVTEVFQESTVILVARGHKLAGRDQVSMEDLRNESWIVRAEAHPVVEVLQRSAHDAGFEPTIGFLANDYQEAQAMVSVGMGVAMVPKTAVSLQHPDVRVLSLGPSAPLRRILLAQRQDKVYAPAEVAFHSTLLEIARERAADYL; from the coding sequence ATGCTTAAGGAAGAGGAGCAGCCTCTGTTCGATATCCGGCGGCTTGCCCTTCTCCTGGAGGTGGTCGAGCAGGGATCGATCACGGCCGCCGCCGAGCTGATGATGTACACGCCGTCCGCCGTCTCCCAGCAGTTGCGAAAGCTCGAGCAGGAAGTGGGCCAGCCCCTGCTCAACCGCCGCTCACGCGGGGTGGTGCCCACCGAAGCCGGCCAGGTCCTCGCCGGACACGCCCGTAAAATCGTCCGGCAGATGAAGGCGGCCCAGTCCGACCTGGGCCAGATCGCCGGCCTGAAGCGCGGATCGCTGACGGTGGGCACCTTCCCCACCCTGGCCGGGTCCTTCCTGCCCATCGTCATCCGGACCTTCAAGAAGCGCTACCCCGCCATCGGCCTTTCACTGCGCAGCGCCCGCTTCGACGAGCTGGTGGCGGACCTGGAGTCGGGCGTCACCGGGCTCTGCCTGCTCTGGGACTACCCCTGGAATCGCTTTGAGGACGAGGCCATCCGGGTCACCGAGGTCTTTCAGGAGAGCACGGTGATCCTCGTGGCCCGCGGCCATAAGCTGGCAGGACGGGACCAGGTCAGCATGGAGGACCTGCGCAACGAGTCGTGGATCGTCCGGGCGGAGGCCCACCCGGTGGTGGAGGTCCTGCAGCGCTCGGCCCACGACGCCGGCTTCGAACCAACCATTGGCTTCCTGGCCAACGACTACCAGGAAGCCCAGGCCATGGTGAGCGTCGGCATGGGCGTGGCCATGGTGCCGAAAACTGCAGTGTCACTCCAGCATCCCGACGTGAGGGTACTTAGCCTCGGGCCCAGCGCACCGCTGCGGCGGATACTTTTGGCACAGCGCCAGGACAAGGTCTATGCCCCTGCTGAAGTTGCCTTCCATTCAACGTTGTTGGAGATCGCACGTGAGCGGGCCGCCGACTACCTCTAA
- a CDS encoding DUF3375 domain-containing protein: protein MDYYAINSLRENHAGWSLLRAQNAPLALTFFMAAFTEPNQRNLGRQELIDVLDDVLFGLRDTEGQDRFPRPAGEYLDDWAAPERAWLRKYYVPGADEPHYDLTPAAEDVIRWVENLRGRDFVATQSRLTSIFAVLKQLVQQSETDPEVRLAELQRQRDGIDAEMQRIRDGNIRVMTGPEALDHLQQLTALARDLLSDFREVEQNFRKLDRQVREQIATWDGTQGELLESIFNNQQDISSSLQGRTFQGFWDYLMSPQLRSELQDLLQRATRIEALARTDSLDAVANLHQDWLPAVEQTQATVRQLSQQMRRLLDDKVFLENKRIMQLIRSVESGTLATREAPPSGVFMEIDAPSVDVVLPLERPLYEPSRKVMVDDLIETADDGDVDAAALFNQFHVDKERLKANIDAILAEADQATLADVTAAYPLSQGLAEIVGYFQLATESDWATINPARSQHLSWQLADGSVREATVEQIIFGRPA, encoded by the coding sequence ATGGACTACTACGCCATCAATTCCCTCCGGGAGAACCACGCGGGATGGTCCCTGCTCCGCGCCCAGAACGCCCCACTGGCCCTGACCTTCTTCATGGCCGCCTTCACAGAACCCAATCAGCGGAACCTGGGCCGGCAAGAGCTTATCGATGTGCTGGATGACGTGCTGTTCGGGCTGCGGGACACTGAAGGCCAGGACAGGTTTCCGCGCCCCGCGGGCGAATACCTGGACGACTGGGCCGCGCCCGAGAGGGCCTGGCTGCGGAAATACTACGTCCCGGGCGCGGACGAACCGCACTACGACCTGACGCCGGCGGCCGAGGATGTGATCCGCTGGGTGGAGAACCTGCGCGGACGGGACTTTGTGGCCACCCAATCCAGGCTCACCAGCATCTTTGCGGTCCTGAAACAGCTGGTGCAGCAGTCCGAGACGGACCCGGAAGTACGGCTCGCCGAGCTGCAGCGGCAGCGGGACGGGATCGACGCCGAGATGCAGCGGATCCGAGACGGCAACATCCGCGTGATGACCGGCCCGGAAGCGCTGGACCACCTCCAGCAGCTGACCGCCCTGGCCAGGGACCTGCTGTCGGATTTCCGCGAAGTCGAACAGAACTTCCGCAAGCTGGACCGCCAGGTCCGGGAGCAGATCGCCACCTGGGACGGAACCCAGGGCGAACTCCTCGAATCGATCTTCAACAACCAGCAGGACATCAGCAGCTCCCTGCAGGGCCGCACGTTCCAGGGTTTCTGGGACTACCTGATGTCCCCGCAGCTGCGCAGCGAACTGCAGGACCTGCTCCAGCGGGCCACCCGGATCGAGGCGCTGGCAAGAACCGACAGCCTGGACGCCGTGGCGAACCTGCACCAGGACTGGCTTCCGGCTGTGGAGCAGACGCAGGCCACTGTCCGCCAGCTGTCCCAGCAGATGCGCAGGCTTCTCGATGACAAGGTGTTCCTGGAAAACAAGCGCATCATGCAGCTGATCCGCAGCGTCGAATCCGGCACCCTTGCCACCAGGGAGGCACCGCCGTCGGGCGTCTTCATGGAGATTGACGCGCCGTCCGTGGACGTGGTGCTGCCGCTTGAGCGGCCGCTGTACGAGCCCAGCCGGAAGGTGATGGTGGACGACTTGATTGAAACAGCCGACGACGGCGATGTTGACGCGGCCGCCCTGTTCAACCAGTTCCACGTGGACAAGGAACGCCTGAAGGCCAATATCGACGCCATCCTCGCCGAGGCGGACCAGGCCACCCTTGCCGACGTCACGGCAGCATACCCGCTCTCCCAGGGCCTCGCGGAAATCGTCGGCTACTTCCAGCTGGCCACCGAATCCGACTGGGCCACCATCAATCCCGCGCGCTCCCAGCACCTCTCGTGGCAGCTGGCGGACGGAAGCGTCCGCGAAGCCACTGTTGAACAGATCATCTTCGGAAGGCCGGCATGA
- a CDS encoding type II toxin-antitoxin system VapC family toxin encodes MIIHVDTSAVLKLVVAEPESVGVAEYLSKAASLGDQLVSSMLLYTELHCAGHRRDIPSELVNGVLAGINLVDVARSDLMYAAAMPGRLRSADAIHLATAIRLQADVLVAYDVKLVAAAVEAGLNVQSPAKASGP; translated from the coding sequence TTGATCATTCATGTCGACACCTCAGCGGTTCTGAAGCTCGTGGTGGCGGAACCGGAATCAGTGGGGGTTGCCGAATACCTTTCAAAGGCAGCATCCCTCGGAGACCAACTGGTCTCGTCAATGCTCCTCTACACCGAACTCCATTGCGCGGGGCACCGTCGCGATATCCCTTCCGAATTGGTAAATGGAGTCTTGGCTGGCATCAACCTTGTTGATGTGGCGAGATCAGACCTTATGTATGCAGCGGCAATGCCGGGCCGGTTGCGCAGTGCAGACGCAATCCATCTGGCCACCGCGATCCGGCTGCAAGCCGATGTCCTTGTTGCGTATGACGTCAAACTCGTAGCGGCTGCTGTTGAGGCTGGCCTGAACGTCCAATCGCCTGCCAAGGCCAGCGGCCCGTAA
- a CDS encoding ATP-binding protein encodes MTADLETDFQESLFSLDDAAESGGTVPGFRLQRLELLNWGTFHQGVRTFLLDGANSLLTGDIGSGKSTVVDAITTLLLPAHKIEYNKAAGAQKKERSLMSYVRGFHKSARSTGGEYSRPVALRGTGQLTVVLGVFHNAVLGKSVTLAITLWATQEAGTPNRFYSLAEADQSIAADFANFGQDPMKLKKKLRAAGVSVHDTFDPYAAAFKRQFGISGNQAMELFHRTVSMKQVENITSFVRTNMLEDDDVAERIAKLISHFDDLKKAHDAVLRAKDQINLLTPIKAGADQHAKLSADDELARRQRDQLHPWFTDRKLQLSLEHKAELERTGLRLQEDSARLGGGIKQLRRDLAGLEEDIRTNGGGRLTAIDAELSALEAKSAEQRQRFEAYSSAAADLGLQIPEDRVLFDANRARLTEVEHDLARRSEALQEDRTAVSIQQSGRKAKAADIAAELSSLQARRNLIPLPQLDIRRRLGEGTGIKETELPYVGELLKVRDGESAWEGAAERTLHGFALSLLVPAEHYAAVSAWVDANNLRGRLVYLRIGDSGFDGLNHRQPEPGTLAAKIAIKQGTPFRDFLQDELSSRFDYFCCDNLADFRRYPKALTANGQLKGGRGRHEKDDRKDLADRRNYVLGWDNHDKIARFRAEQDEVQGQLKVLAGQLDKVNAELGALGRYNQQLGTVRSVAEFGGISWQATARGIEDLKAEKRALETTSDVLQQLMAKKAEVAAQLERLEDKAGKLQQRLGANEKDAGDIAEAIEECRGILAGNPVTDDGAVLAAVARLTDAALGDKPLTYRNTGTVESTVRSGLTDTIDALSKRIARAAEGTIRQMADFRNKYPNETTDFDASLEAAADYNRLLEQLVGNDLPRFEDQFKNLLNQNTIREVVAFNAFLDSRRQNIVARIGEINESLAGIPYNTGRHIQLEHQATSDQDVREFGSDLRACSEGTIGDEDQYSEQKYLQVERLIDRFRGREGLTDLDRKWTAKVTDVRNWFTFSASEKWTETGEEYEHFTDSGGKSGGQKEKLAYTILAAALAFQFGLGSGKASGRNAGSGRSFRFVVIDEAFGRGSDESARYGLELFQRMKLQLLIVTPLQKIHVIEPFVSHVGFVANTNGDDSQLRNMTIQEYRDEKDRRA; translated from the coding sequence ATGACAGCGGACCTTGAAACGGACTTCCAGGAGAGCCTGTTCAGCCTCGATGACGCGGCGGAGAGCGGCGGTACTGTCCCAGGCTTCCGGCTGCAGCGCCTGGAGCTGCTTAACTGGGGAACATTCCACCAGGGGGTGCGGACGTTCCTGCTGGACGGGGCGAACAGCCTGCTCACCGGTGACATCGGTTCGGGCAAATCCACGGTGGTGGACGCGATCACCACGCTGTTGCTGCCCGCACATAAGATCGAGTACAACAAAGCCGCCGGGGCGCAGAAGAAAGAACGCTCCCTGATGTCCTACGTCAGGGGTTTTCACAAGAGCGCCCGAAGCACCGGAGGCGAGTACTCCAGGCCGGTGGCCCTCCGCGGTACAGGGCAGCTGACCGTGGTGCTCGGGGTCTTCCACAATGCTGTCCTGGGCAAGTCCGTCACGCTGGCCATCACGCTCTGGGCCACGCAGGAGGCTGGGACGCCCAACCGGTTCTACTCGCTGGCGGAAGCGGACCAGTCCATTGCCGCAGACTTCGCCAACTTCGGCCAGGACCCGATGAAGCTGAAGAAGAAGCTCCGGGCCGCCGGTGTGTCGGTCCATGACACCTTCGATCCCTACGCGGCGGCCTTCAAACGGCAATTCGGCATCAGCGGCAACCAGGCAATGGAGCTGTTCCACCGTACGGTGTCCATGAAGCAGGTCGAGAACATCACTTCCTTCGTGCGCACCAACATGCTGGAGGATGACGACGTCGCCGAGCGCATCGCCAAGCTGATCAGCCACTTCGACGACCTGAAGAAAGCCCACGACGCCGTCCTCCGCGCCAAGGACCAGATCAACCTCCTCACACCCATCAAGGCGGGCGCGGACCAGCATGCGAAGCTCAGCGCCGACGACGAACTGGCTCGCCGGCAACGCGACCAGCTGCATCCCTGGTTCACGGACCGGAAGCTGCAGCTCAGCCTGGAGCACAAGGCCGAGCTGGAGCGGACGGGCCTGCGGTTGCAGGAGGATTCCGCCCGGCTCGGCGGCGGAATCAAGCAGTTGCGCCGGGACCTCGCCGGATTGGAAGAGGACATCCGCACCAACGGGGGCGGCCGGCTGACGGCGATCGACGCCGAACTGTCCGCCCTCGAGGCCAAGTCCGCCGAACAGCGGCAGCGGTTCGAGGCGTACTCCTCCGCCGCGGCGGACCTGGGCCTGCAGATTCCCGAGGACCGCGTCCTGTTCGATGCCAACCGGGCAAGGCTCACCGAGGTGGAGCACGACCTGGCGCGCCGGTCCGAAGCTCTCCAGGAGGACCGAACAGCAGTGTCCATCCAGCAGTCCGGGCGCAAGGCCAAAGCTGCGGACATCGCCGCCGAGCTCAGCAGCCTGCAGGCCCGGCGCAACCTGATTCCGCTCCCCCAACTGGACATCCGCCGCCGTCTGGGCGAGGGAACAGGGATCAAGGAAACCGAGCTGCCCTATGTGGGCGAGCTGCTCAAGGTACGCGACGGCGAATCGGCGTGGGAGGGTGCCGCCGAACGCACCTTGCACGGTTTCGCCCTCTCCCTCCTGGTTCCCGCGGAGCACTACGCTGCCGTCAGCGCCTGGGTGGATGCCAACAACCTGCGCGGCAGGCTGGTGTACCTGCGGATCGGGGATTCGGGTTTCGACGGGCTCAACCACCGGCAACCTGAGCCGGGGACGCTGGCAGCAAAGATCGCCATCAAGCAGGGCACGCCTTTCAGGGACTTCTTGCAGGACGAACTCAGCAGCCGGTTCGACTACTTCTGCTGCGACAACCTGGCGGACTTCCGCCGCTACCCTAAGGCACTGACTGCGAACGGCCAGCTCAAGGGCGGGCGGGGCAGGCACGAGAAGGACGACCGCAAGGATCTGGCGGACCGGCGCAACTATGTGCTGGGCTGGGACAACCACGACAAAATCGCCCGGTTCCGCGCCGAACAGGACGAGGTTCAGGGCCAGCTCAAGGTGCTGGCCGGCCAGCTGGACAAGGTCAACGCGGAACTGGGCGCGCTGGGCCGGTATAACCAGCAATTGGGAACTGTCCGCTCAGTGGCAGAATTCGGCGGGATCAGCTGGCAAGCCACTGCCCGCGGCATCGAGGACCTGAAAGCGGAGAAGCGCGCGCTGGAGACCACCAGCGATGTCCTGCAGCAGCTCATGGCGAAGAAGGCCGAGGTGGCCGCCCAGCTGGAACGGCTGGAGGACAAAGCCGGGAAGCTGCAGCAGCGGCTGGGCGCCAACGAGAAGGATGCCGGGGACATCGCCGAGGCCATCGAGGAGTGCCGGGGCATCCTGGCCGGGAACCCGGTGACGGACGACGGCGCGGTGCTGGCCGCCGTCGCACGCCTCACCGATGCGGCGCTCGGGGACAAACCGCTGACGTACCGGAACACCGGCACCGTGGAGAGCACCGTCCGTTCCGGGCTGACGGACACCATCGATGCCCTGTCCAAGCGGATCGCCCGGGCGGCGGAGGGCACCATCCGGCAGATGGCCGACTTCCGCAACAAGTACCCGAACGAGACCACTGACTTCGACGCCTCATTGGAGGCCGCCGCGGACTACAACAGGCTCCTGGAGCAGTTGGTGGGCAATGATCTGCCCCGGTTCGAGGACCAGTTCAAGAACCTGCTGAACCAGAACACCATCCGCGAGGTGGTGGCGTTCAACGCCTTCCTGGACAGCCGGCGGCAGAACATCGTGGCCCGGATCGGCGAGATCAACGAGTCGCTGGCGGGAATTCCGTACAACACCGGCCGGCACATCCAGCTCGAGCACCAGGCCACCTCCGACCAGGACGTGCGCGAGTTCGGCAGCGACCTCCGCGCCTGCTCGGAGGGGACCATTGGCGATGAGGACCAGTACTCAGAGCAGAAGTACCTGCAGGTGGAGCGGCTGATCGACCGGTTCCGGGGCCGCGAAGGGCTCACCGACCTCGACCGGAAGTGGACAGCCAAGGTCACCGATGTGCGGAACTGGTTCACGTTTTCTGCCTCCGAGAAATGGACCGAAACCGGCGAGGAGTACGAGCACTTCACGGACTCCGGCGGCAAGTCCGGTGGCCAGAAGGAGAAGCTCGCGTACACCATCCTCGCCGCGGCCCTGGCCTTCCAGTTCGGGCTTGGATCAGGCAAGGCGTCGGGCAGGAATGCCGGCAGCGGCCGGAGTTTCCGGTTCGTGGTGATTGACGAGGCGTTCGGCCGTGGCTCAGACGAATCGGCACGGTACGGGCTGGAGCTGTTCCAGCGGATGAAGCTGCAGCTGCTGATCGTCACACCCCTGCAGAAGATCCACGTGATCGAGCCGTTCGTTTCGCATGTGGGGTTTGTAGCCAACACCAACGGTGACGATTCGCAGCTGCGCAACATGACCATCCAGGAATACCGCGACGAGAAGGACCGGCGTGCCTAA